From the Paenibacillus sp. MMS20-IR301 genome, the window TCCCCGAAGAAGAAATTCAACACAATGAATACCAGCAGCAGAATCAGATACAGCTTCACTGCAACCTGCCAGCCGAAATGTGCAGCCACAATCGGTGCCGAGAAGGTCGTGACTGCTGTTCCGAGATTCCCGATCCCGTAGACCCCGTTGACCAGACCATGCTTCTCCTTCGGATAGTACTTCGGCAGAGAGGTCACGCCTACCGAGAATACAGCTCCGCCGATCCCCAGGAACAGGCCTCCAATAATCAAATGGGTTACGGTGGTCGCTTCACTGATGAAGTAGACCGGGAACAAAAGCAGAATAAAGCTGAACATAAAAATAATCCGCGCCCCCAGGATGTTCGCATAATACCCTAAAGGAATTCTTAGAATGGAGCCAAGCACGACCGGAATTGCCGTGACCATCGCCAGCCTGCCTTGAGGGATACTTATATCCTCAGAAATAAAAGGCATCAGGGAGGAGATAATCACCCATACCATAAATCCGGTGATCAAGTTTAGGGTTTGTAGCGGCAATTGCATTTTTTTAATCATTGGATTCACCTTTTCGCCGTTAGTCTTAATGGTCTATGTTAATTAATCCTGTACTCATTGTATCCGCCGGTCCCCCGGCACAGATATAGGGGAGCTCCCTGTCCCTGTCAGGGGAAACCCTGAAAATACCCCGGCAAGATGACACCTTGGCTGCAGGGGCTCAGGAGGCTTATCGCTCCAGGGTAAACGACCCCATTGTATATGAAAAACCGAATACAATGCGCAACAAAAAAGCCGCCCCCTTAGGAGCAGCCTGATCCTTGTCACGCATTGTCACGCATTGTCACGCATAGCCACATATGTTCACGCATCACTACGAATTGCTGCGCACCCGCACGCAACTCAAGTAATAAGCGTGTTCAGCTCCCGGCTTAACCGCTCTTTATCCTTCGGACTGAGCTGGGTCTCGGCCATCGGGAAGATTACAGTCTCTTCTTTGACAAAGTGGACCGTCAGCACCTCAAAGGCCTCCCCGGCATCCCGCACGGCTGCCCGGATATCCTCCAGGCCCATCTGCTCCGCACCGCCCTCAGTATGATGCAGGAAATGCCCGATATAGCCGTCAATCTCGCGGTGCTCTTCCTGGATGCCAACCAGCGGACCTTGCTCAAACCCGATATACCGGCCGAGCAGCGGGAAGAAATGCGCCTCTTCCTTACCGGTATGGTTCTTCAGCGGAACGCTAAACTCCACAACTGCCGTACGCAGCTTCTGCAGCTGGGTCCGGGCTTCTTCCAGCAGGATCTGCTCCTGTTCAAACCAGAGGACAATATTATGCCACTCCCCCATGAGAAAAGACAAGTAGCGGTGTTCGTTCTCCAGAATGCGCATGGCGGGCAGCGTAAACTTGAGCCCTGTATGTTCCGGCATACAGCTAACCTCCATTGGCCGGTCAGAAATCCAGCATTTTTTTTCTTAAAGCATATTCGACCAGCTCCGGCCGGCTTTTAAGGTTTAACTTCTCCATTATTTTGGCTTTGTGGGCCTCTACCGTCTTGACGGAAATAAACAGCTTCTCGGCTACTTCCTTATTCCCGTATCCCTTGGCAATAAGCGGCAGAATCTCCAGCTCCCGCTTCGAGAGCAGTTCGAACAAATCCTCTGTGCCGCCGGTTTTATCCTGCTTAATGAATTCACGGACCAGCGAGGTGGCCATCTTCGGATGGATATAGGTGCCGCCCTCATAGATCGTCCGGACCGCCAGCAGCAGCTCCTCATCCGGCGCACTCTTGAGTACATAACCGGAGGCCCCGTTCTTGAGTACATGGAAGAGGTATTCATCATCATCATGCATCGTCAGGATCAGGATTTTGGTATCCGGATAATCCTCTTTAATCTTGCCGGTCGCGGTCAGCCCGCTTTCTCCCGGAGGCATGCTTAAATCCATAATCAGAATATCGGGACGGAGTTTGGCAACCATCGTATAGGCTTCCCTGCCGTCTGCCGCCGCTCCGATCACCTCAATGTCATTCTGGAAATTGAGAATCATGGAGAAGCCGCTCCGCACGATCGCATGGTCGTCTGCAATGACGATTTTCATCAGAAGCTCCTTCCTTTCCCCGGACAGAACCTATCCTACCGGCACCTGTAAAATGATTGTTGTACCCCGGCCTATTTCTGAATCTACGCTGAAGGTGCCGCCCACCAGCTCCGCCCGCTCCTGCATGCCAAACAGGCCAAGTCCGGTTCCGCTGGGCTCATCACCCGGTTTGAAGCCGTTCCCTTCGTCCTCAATCATCAGCCGCAGCAGACCCTCATTTTCTGTTAGGGTTACTTTAACCCGGTCCACCTGGGCATACTTGAGCGCATTCAGCACAGCTTCCTGGCACACGCGGTACATTACCGTTTCAATCTCACTCCCGTACCGTTTCTCGGACAGCCGGGACTCGTAATCAATGACCAGACCGTAGGTCTGCTCAATCCGCTTGAAGTGTGACCGGAACGCCGCCTCCAGTCCGAAATCATCCAGCGCAGCCGGCCTGAGCTCCACTGAAAGATTACGGATATCACTCAGCAGCCTGGTCATGGATACCTCGGTCTGCTTTACCTTTTTGAGCAAATCTTCATCAGCCGTCATATATTTCAGCACACGCAGATCAATTACAGCACTCATCAGCTCTTGGGCAACACTGTCATGCAGCTCACGGGAAATGCGCTTGCGTTCATTCTCCTGGGCTTCAATAATATGCTTCATCATCTTGTTCTGGTAGAACTTCTCCTGGGTCTTGAACTGCCTGGTCAGATCCCTGAGCATAAACACTCTGATGCCATTCTCTTCATCTATGGTGTGAAAGGTCGCTGCATAAGGCACGATTCCCTTCTCCTTCGTCTCCAGATAAACCTGATAAGAGGTAAATTCCTCCGAGTCCGGTGTGTGAAAATAACAGTTCAGGCAGGTCCGGAGCTCCGTCTCACTCGTGTACCCCCGGCAGGTCCCGCATAACGCTTCGGGATTTCCCTGATACAGCTGCTTCAGAATATCCTTATCGACGATACTCTCGGCAGCCGAATTCATTGCCAGGGCTTTCCCCTGCCGGTCAAAAAAGAACATCGCCTCCGAGCTGTTCTCGAACAGCTTCGTCATGAGCCTACTCCGCAGATCCGTTTCGGGTATCATCAACTGAGCAACAATTCCTTCCCGTTCAAGTCTCCAATGCCCCTGCGTGCTGCCGCTTCCAGGTCTCTCAGCATATCAGCGGTTACCTGCCGTTCTCCCCTGAAGCCGCCAAGCAGCACACCCGCGACACGGGCATCATTCCACACCGGTACAGCACCAATGCTGTTCAAGCTCTCCATCTTGGTAATGGGATAATTGAACAAGGCATCTGGCTTCACATCGGTCACTATTGAAGGGATTAAGAACGGCTTGCCGGTCTTGAACACAATCCCGGCAATCCCTCTGCCTGATTGAAGCACAATCCGCTTATAACGCTCATTCGTATTCCCAGAGGCGTATTTCCACCGGATGACGTAATCATATTCCGCCGGTTCTGCCACAGCCAGCGAGATGAAGTCGTATCCTAAATCTGCACGGATCCGGTCAAGCCGGGTCTGGTAATCCACCTTATGGTTCATCGTTTTCTCTCCTCAGCCAGAACAGGGAAAGAGTCCGCGCTGTTCTTTCCGTTAATTCGATTTATTCCTTCTGTATAGGATATAACTTCTACCTATATAATTCAACGGAACGCTCCAGACGTGGACCAGCCGGGTGAACGGCCAAAAGGCAAAGATCGCGAAGCCGGACAATATGTGCAGCTTGAAGGAGAACGGCACATCACTCATCAGTGACGGATCCGGGCGGAACATGAACAGCCCGCGGAACCAGACGGAAATCGTATCGCGGTAGTCAAACTCAGGCTGTACGGCATTCGTAACAATCGTAGAGTACATGCCCATAAACACGATGAACAGCAGCAGGGAGTTAACAATGAGGTCCGATGCGCTGCTCAGCCGGCGGACATTCTTCAGCGTAAAGCGCCGCGAGGTCAGGATCAGCATCCCGAGCAGCGTAGCTGCGCCGAAGACTCCTCCGATATATACTGCGCCGATATGGTAGATATGATCGCTTACGCCAACGGCCTCAAGCCATGATTTCGGCACAGCCAGCCCGCCGATATGGCCCATAATAACCGGCATAATACCGAGATGGAACAGAATGCTGCCGAATTTCAGCTGTTTTTTCTCAATAAATTCACTGGATTTGGCCGTCCAATTGAACTGATCCTTGCGGTAACGCACAATATGGCCGCCGATGAACACCACCAGACACATATAGGGAAAAATAACCCATAAAAACTGACTAAGCATATTCATTTAACTCAGGGCCTCCTGTTCAGCGCAAACCTTAAAGGTCTCACGCAACCCCTTAACCAGATGGAAATAGGGACTTTCGTTTCGTTCCAGCGCCTTGAGCAGATGATACGTGCCATCCTCCAGAATGGCAATCAGCATCCGGAAATTCTCCGGTGCCCCCGGGACATCCAGCCACTCCGCGGCGTATATAAATTCACACATCAGCGGCAAATAATCCGGCAGCTCGCCTTCCGGCATTGCAAGGCCAAACATCTCATAGAGAAGCTTCAGCTTGGCGAGCATCTGCCCGCGTTCCTTGGCATCCTCAAATTTGAAATAGGTCATATACAGCGCACAGTCCTTCTGAAAATCAAAGGTGGCGGCATAGTTCTCCTGAATCTCATCCAGGCTGAAGCGCTGCATCTGCTCCCAATAGGCATGCACATGGGCATAACCGGGATGAGCGCTGTCAAACGCCTCCTCCAGAAAAGCCGGATGGAAATCCAGCTTCTCCGGGTACATGAGCTGCAGGGCAAAATATCCGAAGGATTGCTTATATTGATGCAGCTTGATCAGATCAATCACGCCAAATCCCCCCGTAGAAATTCTCCTCATACATTTCCTTGCCGGTCTTCGTTGCTTCGCCAATTGAGCTGGCTGGTCCGCAGCCGTCACAGCCGGAGCCGAAGCTCCCCATATCGCCCATGGTATTGCCGTAACCCGCTGAGCCTTGTGCACGGTAAGGATTCATATGCTGCTCTTTGTGGGAGGTCGGGATCACGAACCGGTCTTCATATTTGGCGATGGCGAGCAGCCGGTACATCTCTTCAGTCTGCTGGGCAGTCATGCCGACACGCTCAAGCCGGGTAAGATCAAATTCCTGGCCGGTGGACTGGGCGCGCATATAAGAGCGCATCATCGCCATCCGCTGCAGTGCTTCTTTGACAGTCTGCGTATCGCCTGCAGTCAGCATGTTCGCCAGATACTGGACCGGTGTGCGCATCTCTTCGATCGCCGGGAAAATCATATCCGGATTCTTCAGTGAATCCTTGCCTTCGAAATAGTTCATGATCGGGCTAAGCGGCGGCACATACCATACCATCGGCAGGGTCCGGTATTCCGGGTGAAGCGGGAATGCCAGCTTGTGCTCGATGGCCAGCTTGTAGACCGGCGAGTTCTGGGCAGCCTCCAGCCAGTCCTCGGAGATCCCGTCTTTGCGCGCCTGGGCTCTGACTTCCGGATCATGCGGATTCAGGAACAAATCGCATTGCGCTTTGTACAGGTCCTTCTCATCCGGGGTGGATGCCGCCTCCAGCACTTTGTCGGCGTCATACAGCAAAACGCCGAGATAGCGGATCCGGCCGGTACAGGTCTCGGAGCATACTGTCGGCAAGCCTGCCTCTACACGCGGGAAGCAGAAGGTGCATTTCTCCGCTTTGTTGGTCTGCCAGTTGAAGTACACCTTCTTATACGGACAGCCGGTCATGCAGTATCTCCAGCCGCGGCAGGCTTCCTGATCCACCAGGACAATCCCGTCCTCATCCCGTTTGTACATCGCTCCCGAAGGACAGGAGGCAACGCAGCTCGGGTTCAGGCAGTGTTCACAGAGGCGCGGCAGATAGATCATGAAGGATTTCTCGAAGTTGAATTTGATCTCTTCCTCGATCTTCTGGATGTTCGGGTCCAGCGGGCCCGTCACATGTGCACCGGCCAGATCATCCTCCCAGTTCGGACCCCATTCCAGGTCCATCTTCTCGCCGGTTACTGCAGAGTGAGCCCGGGCTACCGGAGAGTGCTTCTGCTCCCCGGCATTCGTCAGATGCTCATAGTTGTAGGTCCACGGCTCATAGTAATCCTTCATTTCCGGCATATCCGGGTTGTAGAAGATTTTGCCGAGTGCAATCTTGGACAGCTTGTTGCCGGATTTCAGCTCCAGCTTCCCTTTGCGCAGCTGCCAGCCGCCCTTGTAGAGCTCCTGGTCTTCCCAGCGCTTCGGGTAACCGATGCCCGGCTTCGTCTCCACGTTATTGAACCACATATATTCTGCACCTTTGCGGTTCGTCCAGGTCGTCTTGCAGG encodes:
- a CDS encoding sensor histidine kinase; translation: MTKLFENSSEAMFFFDRQGKALAMNSAAESIVDKDILKQLYQGNPEALCGTCRGYTSETELRTCLNCYFHTPDSEEFTSYQVYLETKEKGIVPYAATFHTIDEENGIRVFMLRDLTRQFKTQEKFYQNKMMKHIIEAQENERKRISRELHDSVAQELMSAVIDLRVLKYMTADEDLLKKVKQTEVSMTRLLSDIRNLSVELRPAALDDFGLEAAFRSHFKRIEQTYGLVIDYESRLSEKRYGSEIETVMYRVCQEAVLNALKYAQVDRVKVTLTENEGLLRLMIEDEGNGFKPGDEPSGTGLGLFGMQERAELVGGTFSVDSEIGRGTTIILQVPVG
- a CDS encoding response regulator transcription factor, producing MKIVIADDHAIVRSGFSMILNFQNDIEVIGAAADGREAYTMVAKLRPDILIMDLSMPPGESGLTATGKIKEDYPDTKILILTMHDDDEYLFHVLKNGASGYVLKSAPDEELLLAVRTIYEGGTYIHPKMATSLVREFIKQDKTGGTEDLFELLSKRELEILPLIAKGYGNKEVAEKLFISVKTVEAHKAKIMEKLNLKSRPELVEYALRKKMLDF
- the narI gene encoding respiratory nitrate reductase subunit gamma — protein: MNMLSQFLWVIFPYMCLVVFIGGHIVRYRKDQFNWTAKSSEFIEKKQLKFGSILFHLGIMPVIMGHIGGLAVPKSWLEAVGVSDHIYHIGAVYIGGVFGAATLLGMLILTSRRFTLKNVRRLSSASDLIVNSLLLFIVFMGMYSTIVTNAVQPEFDYRDTISVWFRGLFMFRPDPSLMSDVPFSFKLHILSGFAIFAFWPFTRLVHVWSVPLNYIGRSYILYRRNKSN
- the narJ gene encoding nitrate reductase molybdenum cofactor assembly chaperone, translating into MIDLIKLHQYKQSFGYFALQLMYPEKLDFHPAFLEEAFDSAHPGYAHVHAYWEQMQRFSLDEIQENYAATFDFQKDCALYMTYFKFEDAKERGQMLAKLKLLYEMFGLAMPEGELPDYLPLMCEFIYAAEWLDVPGAPENFRMLIAILEDGTYHLLKALERNESPYFHLVKGLRETFKVCAEQEALS
- a CDS encoding hemerythrin domain-containing protein, with product MPEHTGLKFTLPAMRILENEHRYLSFLMGEWHNIVLWFEQEQILLEEARTQLQKLRTAVVEFSVPLKNHTGKEEAHFFPLLGRYIGFEQGPLVGIQEEHREIDGYIGHFLHHTEGGAEQMGLEDIRAAVRDAGEAFEVLTVHFVKEETVIFPMAETQLSPKDKERLSRELNTLIT
- a CDS encoding GAF domain-containing protein; this encodes MNHKVDYQTRLDRIRADLGYDFISLAVAEPAEYDYVIRWKYASGNTNERYKRIVLQSGRGIAGIVFKTGKPFLIPSIVTDVKPDALFNYPITKMESLNSIGAVPVWNDARVAGVLLGGFRGERQVTADMLRDLEAAARRGIGDLNGKELLLS
- the narH gene encoding nitrate reductase subunit beta, coding for MKIKAQVAMVMNLDKCIGCHTCSVTCKTTWTNRKGAEYMWFNNVETKPGIGYPKRWEDQELYKGGWQLRKGKLELKSGNKLSKIALGKIFYNPDMPEMKDYYEPWTYNYEHLTNAGEQKHSPVARAHSAVTGEKMDLEWGPNWEDDLAGAHVTGPLDPNIQKIEEEIKFNFEKSFMIYLPRLCEHCLNPSCVASCPSGAMYKRDEDGIVLVDQEACRGWRYCMTGCPYKKVYFNWQTNKAEKCTFCFPRVEAGLPTVCSETCTGRIRYLGVLLYDADKVLEAASTPDEKDLYKAQCDLFLNPHDPEVRAQARKDGISEDWLEAAQNSPVYKLAIEHKLAFPLHPEYRTLPMVWYVPPLSPIMNYFEGKDSLKNPDMIFPAIEEMRTPVQYLANMLTAGDTQTVKEALQRMAMMRSYMRAQSTGQEFDLTRLERVGMTAQQTEEMYRLLAIAKYEDRFVIPTSHKEQHMNPYRAQGSAGYGNTMGDMGSFGSGCDGCGPASSIGEATKTGKEMYEENFYGGIWRD